A section of the Humulus lupulus chromosome 2, drHumLupu1.1, whole genome shotgun sequence genome encodes:
- the LOC133813930 gene encoding uncharacterized protein LOC133813930: MHYLKRKKGKEGYMTLKLDMSKTYDRVEWAYLLAIMSKMGFHDRWVDLVLYSVSSISYKIINGGREMGPIFPSRGIRQEDPLSPYLFIICAEGLSALIRKYEAQKWIHGIKVDRGASMVSHMFFAYDNYLYCKAIDKEARRVMEILHKFERASGQQVNVAKSSVFFSSNTEIRKRINVCQSLGMHEANAQSTYVTS, translated from the coding sequence ATGCATTATTTGAAGAGGAAAAAGGGGAAAGAGGGGTATATGACACTCAAACTTGATATGAGTAAAACGTATGATCGAGTTGAATGGGCTTATCTTCTTGCCATTATGAGTAAAATGGGGTTCCATGATAGATGGGTGGACTTGGTTTTGTATAGTGTCTCATCGATTTCTTATAAAATAATCAATGGTGGGAGGGAGATGGGACCTATTTTCCCCTCAAGGGGCATTCGACAAGAAGACCCATTGTCTCCTTATCTTTTCATTATTTGTGCAGAGGGGTTGTCTGCCTTGATTAGAAAATATGAGGCTCAGAAGTGGATTCACGGGATTAAAGTTGATAGGGGAGCCTCAATGGTCTCTCATATGTTTTTTGCATATGACAACTATCTCTATTGCAAGGCTATTGATAAGGAAGCAAGAAGAGTGATGGAGATTCTTCATAAGTTTGAAAGAGCTTCGGGGCAACAAGTCAATGTGGCGAAATCTTCTGTATTTTTCAGTTCCAACACAGAGATTAGAAAGAGAATAAATGTCTGTCAGTCACTTGGTATGCATGAAGCAAATGCTCAGAGCACATATGTAACGTCCtaa